A genomic stretch from Thermomicrobiales bacterium includes:
- a CDS encoding ABC transporter permease, producing the protein MERTDINRYLRRWEALLLGCLIVVLIYNITQVSNFLTVQNQINLLQLSIEKAIVALIMTFVIISGEIDLSVASMMGLSAAIIATMHDSGWNMGVAIAIALLVGLALGTMNGFFVAKVGINSLAVTLAGYIGFRGLALALIEDKSLGDFPHWFERMGQGGIVGPITFSIIIFFIMAAIATVILHFSGFGRRVYTIGSNARVAVFSGVPVARTRIIIFAMSGLISSMAGILYAARLSAVRSSTAQGMELDIITIVLLGGVSIFGGIGSMVGVFLSILLVLNLRNGMTIGGITGNTQTGVIGLLLILSVLIPNLVSRARGHVRRTPTDPHVQAPRAEVTAQGAD; encoded by the coding sequence ATGGAGCGGACTGACATCAATCGTTATCTGCGCCGGTGGGAAGCGCTGCTCCTGGGTTGCCTGATCGTGGTGCTGATCTACAACATCACGCAGGTTTCGAACTTTCTGACCGTTCAGAATCAGATCAACCTGCTCCAGCTCAGCATCGAGAAGGCAATCGTCGCGCTGATCATGACGTTCGTCATCATCAGCGGCGAGATCGATCTTTCGGTTGCGTCGATGATGGGGTTGTCCGCGGCCATCATTGCCACGATGCATGATTCGGGCTGGAACATGGGCGTGGCGATTGCGATCGCGCTGTTGGTCGGTCTTGCGCTTGGCACGATGAACGGATTCTTCGTCGCGAAGGTGGGAATCAATTCCCTTGCGGTGACGTTGGCCGGGTATATCGGGTTTCGCGGGCTGGCGTTGGCATTGATCGAAGACAAGTCGCTGGGGGATTTCCCGCATTGGTTCGAGCGGATGGGGCAAGGCGGTATCGTGGGCCCGATCACGTTCTCCATCATCATCTTTTTCATTATGGCGGCGATCGCAACGGTGATCCTGCATTTCAGCGGCTTCGGACGGCGGGTCTACACGATTGGATCCAACGCGCGGGTTGCCGTCTTTTCCGGGGTTCCGGTGGCGCGCACCCGCATCATCATCTTTGCCATGAGTGGACTGATTTCGTCGATGGCCGGCATTCTCTATGCTGCCCGGCTGAGCGCGGTCCGTTCCAGCACCGCGCAGGGAATGGAACTGGACATCATCACCATCGTCTTGTTGGGCGGCGTCAGCATCTTTGGCGGCATCGGTTCGATGGTGGGAGTCTTTCTCTCGATCCTGCTCGTGCTCAATTTGCGCAACGGCATGACGATTGGCGGCATCACCGGCAATACCCAGACCGGTGTGATCGGCTTGCTGCTCATTCTTTCTGTGCTGATTCCGAATCTGGTGTCGCGGGCGCGCGGCCATGTTCGCCGGACGCCAACCGACCCGCACGTGCAGGCCCCTCGCGCGGAAGTGACCGCGCAAGGCGCCGACTGA
- a CDS encoding substrate-binding domain-containing protein — MKRRTLLLSAAVGPFMPTIAATVSAQSPEASPSGGVAVATPGQEVNMMLLPKFLGISVFDQANQGAQEAHAELQNPGKLDFVGPTADNSAAGQIEFVTNAPAGGYDVVMLSNNAGDQIDPAVAAAVAGGTDVVTWDSPIPSGEGESLFVAQVDFAETGQVMADMALSILGEDGGKFAVLSATPDAANQNAWIASLEEVLATDAYANLELLDIVYGNDESEESYNQALALVDKYPDMELIMAPTSVGIVAAAKAMQDEGLCDQVKVSGLGLPEEMKAYLDNGCAPEFALWSFVDLGYVTYYAAYLLETGAIQGVEGESFTAGRMGDYTIEADPTRPDTGALRIVMGPFSVYNAENPGV, encoded by the coding sequence ATGAAACGTCGCACACTTCTCTTGTCGGCCGCAGTTGGCCCGTTCATGCCGACAATCGCGGCCACAGTATCGGCGCAGAGCCCGGAGGCCAGCCCCAGCGGCGGGGTGGCGGTAGCCACACCAGGGCAGGAAGTCAACATGATGCTCCTGCCCAAGTTCCTTGGCATCTCGGTCTTCGATCAGGCAAACCAGGGTGCGCAGGAAGCGCATGCCGAGCTGCAGAATCCAGGCAAGCTCGACTTCGTTGGCCCGACCGCGGACAACAGCGCCGCCGGGCAGATCGAGTTCGTGACCAATGCGCCGGCCGGCGGCTATGACGTAGTCATGCTTTCGAACAACGCCGGCGACCAGATCGACCCGGCCGTGGCGGCCGCGGTGGCTGGCGGCACGGACGTCGTCACCTGGGACTCGCCGATTCCCAGCGGCGAGGGCGAATCGCTCTTCGTCGCGCAGGTCGACTTCGCCGAAACCGGTCAGGTCATGGCGGACATGGCGCTCTCGATTCTTGGTGAGGATGGCGGCAAGTTCGCGGTGCTTTCGGCCACGCCGGACGCCGCCAACCAGAACGCCTGGATTGCCTCGCTGGAAGAGGTGCTCGCCACCGATGCCTATGCGAATCTCGAACTGCTCGACATTGTCTATGGCAATGACGAGTCCGAGGAGAGCTACAACCAGGCGCTGGCGCTGGTCGACAAGTACCCCGACATGGAACTGATCATGGCTCCGACGTCGGTCGGTATCGTGGCCGCCGCCAAGGCGATGCAGGACGAAGGTCTTTGCGACCAGGTCAAGGTTTCCGGGCTCGGGCTGCCTGAAGAGATGAAGGCGTATCTGGACAACGGTTGCGCTCCCGAGTTCGCGCTCTGGAGTTTCGTCGACCTTGGCTACGTGACGTACTACGCCGCGTACTTGCTGGAAACCGGCGCCATCCAGGGGGTCGAGGGCGAGAGCTTCACCGCCGGCCGCATGGGCGACTACACGATCGAGGCTGATCCCACCCGGCCCGACACGGGCGCGCTGCGCATCGTGATGGGTCCGTTCTCGGTCTACAACGCGGAGAATCCGGGGGTCTAG